Proteins encoded together in one Lathyrus oleraceus cultivar Zhongwan6 chromosome 5, CAAS_Psat_ZW6_1.0, whole genome shotgun sequence window:
- the LOC127079098 gene encoding uncharacterized protein LOC127079098 isoform X3 codes for MAPKTRLDPGTASQEELAFKGAFSSGQRGNLRNVDSNRGAFSNGQWGNLRNIDSDRSASFRDGNDSQMFISDTSMLQGSSTFSRDSDPFAQYLKLDPITTGGQKYTSLNDLKRVLGISPVNTLGDCAFQTGNPKSRIPADPEDLKRFKARLQEASARASYGSKKLDESVHKLNKHWEAVNSNKQFQNEGLRNERMRGSHLSNMGSQTHQSITELANNKPEDIPNKIIPNTHISTSAVEIQAEGQNNSFSRQPLTIGKDKDNIKDVGKVCDGVQEKVQRLLVSEETWDRKMKRKHSMGTDLAGSTDGEGELKSFKYLKQASMSGLRSCDSLQEKIQRLPISGETWDRKMKRKHSMGTVLAGSTDGEGKPKKMKRKHFTGTTLAGSTDSGLQSCDAIGLSRSRRPLMKKSHNSKDIAHLGHPSTSSSPNIAGMSGDDKEELLFAANFASNASYTGCSSSFWKKMEPNFAPANLEVIGHLKQQVKTIEDDQSYLSQKLCLQSDAPDGIVLTNNLFSQYPLEGERGRNILNQSDSKELSSMFDMVDQPHDGSFLSSQMDLEYKLPPLYRRVLTALIIDDQTEETVGDENIYFLHERDDPPVGSYTETVSCNGNATFTCDEVSMEDKLLMELQSVGIYPEPVPELADEGCEAIDQEITQLQKGSCLQASRGTIAAKYGISKISRPVALAFTKRNLTRCQTFEETRKSCFLDPMFKDVLYTTPALDNYTVSTVAVNRPLAQNSRQDFAPPGSFPFREQNVLGNSNHPSNLDFARTGPILNGGKKGKVLPDNVGASAYLGEKKGEVLLDDDGASDSLGGKKGKVLLDDVGASALEGQKEKVLLDDIGASASLGGKKGEVLLDGVVAGVGPSASLGGEKGEVLLDDVGASASLGEKREVLLDDVGVDARASLGGKKGEVLLASASLGGKKGVEDVGASATLGNSFLGGTMGKRSKRGKKREVLLDDVGASASFGGKKGEVLLDGVGVSASLGSKKGEVLLDGVRSSASMGEKREEVLLDDVDVDASASLGGNRGEGLVASASLGGKKGVEDVGASANLGNSFLGGTTGKRSKRGTGKDTSMRNYVKRGGHSSASNTRSERKTKVKAKPQTDGLSTSAKGSLSKLVGNTNSKHQLACGSDQLVSSGNNNVGSLSHGYSSNDFAIETEDPLDLTNMPELDSIGYGVDKDLDSWLNICGDALEDDDEAVGLDIPMDDLFTVL; via the exons ATGGCGCCAAAGACTAGATTGGATCCCGGCACAGCTAGCCAAGAGGAATTGGCTTTCAAGGGGGCTTTCTCAAGTGGACAGCGGGGAAATTTGAGAAACGTCGATTCGAATAGGGGGGCTTTCTCAAATGGACAGTGGGGAAATTTGAGAAACATCGATTCGGATAGGTCTGCAAGCTTTCGTGATGGTAATGACAGTCAGATGTTTATTTCTGATACTAGTATGTTGCAGGGAAGTTCTACATTTTCACGAGATTCGGATCCATTTGCCCAGTATTTAAAGTTGGATCCAATAACCACAGGAGGCCAAAAGTATACAAGTTTAAATGACTTAAAACGGGTTCTGGGGATATCTCCTGTAAACACCCTTGGAGATTGTGCTTTTCAAACTGGTAATCCGAAGTCTCGCATTCCAGCGGATCCGGAGGATTTGAAACGATTCAAAGCACGTCTACAGGAGGCTTCTGCTAGGGCTAG TTATGGATCAAAGAAGTTGGATGAATCTGTACACAAATTAAACAAACATTGGGAGGCGGTAAACTCAAACAAGCAATTTCAGAACGAGGGGTTACGAAATGAAAGGATGAGGGGGTCCCATTTATCTAACATGGGAAGTCAGACTCATCAGAGCATTACAGAGCTTGCAAATAACAAACCAGAGGATATACCTAATAAAATCATTCCGAACACGCACATCAGTACATCAGCTGTTGAGATACAG GCGGAAGGGCAAAACAATAGCTTTAGCAGACAGCCTTTGACAATTGGAAAGGATAAAGACAACATCAAGGATGTTGGTAAGGTTTGTGATGGTGTTCAAGAGAAGGTTCAGAGGTTACTTGTAAGTGAAGAAACATGGGATAGAAAAATGAAAAGAAAACATTCCATGGGCACCGACTTAGCCGGATCCACAGATGGGGAAGGAGAGCTTAAAAGCTTTAAGTATTTAAAGCAAGCTAGTATGTCTGGTCTGCGGTCTTGTGACAGTCTTCAAGAGAAGATTCAAAGGTTACCTATAAGTGGAGAAACATGGGATAGAAAAATGAAAAGAAAACATTCCATGGGCACTGTCTTAGCCGGATCCACTGATGGGGAAGGAAAGCcgaaaaaaatgaaaagaaaacaTTTTACGGGCACCACCCTAGCCGGATCCACTGACTCTGGTCTGCAGTCTTGTGATGCCATAGGTTTGAG TAGGTCAAGGCGACCACTAATGAAGAAGTCACACAATAGTAAAGATATTGCTCATCTTGGGCATCCATCAACTAGTAGTTCCCCGAATATTGCTG GTATGTCGGGTGATGACAAGGAGGAACTATTATTTGCGGCCAACTTTGCTAGCAATGCCAGCT ATACTGGCTGTTCTAGCTCATTCTGGAAGAAAATGGAACCTAATTTTGCTCCGGCCAACTTGGAAGTCATAGGCCACTTGAAGCAGCAG GTTAAAACAATAGAGGATGATCAAAGTTATTTGTCTCAAAAGCTTTGCCTTCAAAGTGATGCCCCG GATGGGATTGTGCTTACGAACAACCTTTTTTCGCAATATCCACTTGAAGGAGAAAGAGGGAGAAACATTTTAAATCAATCTGATTCAAAAGAGCTATCTTCAATGTTTGACATGGTTGATCAACCTCACGATGGCAGCTTTCTGTCCAGTCAAATGGATTTAGAATACAAACTACCACCATTGTACCGAAGAGTATTGACAGCTCTGATCATTGACGATCAAACTGAAGAAACTGTTGGAGATGAAAACATATATTTTCTGCATGAAAGAGATGACCCTCCTGTTGGATCCTACACTGAGACAGTTTCCTGTAATGGGAATGCTACCTTTACATGTGACGAAGTGTCTATGGAGGATAAACTCTTAATGGAGCTACAGAGTGTCGGCATATACCCAGAACCAGTG CCTGAGCTTGCTGATGAGGGTTGTGAAGCTATTGATCAAGAAATTACTCAATTGCAGAAGGGAAGCTGTCTACAG GCCTCTCGGGGAACTATTGCAGCAAAGTATGGAATTTCTAAGATCTCAAGGCCAGTTGCTTTGGCTTTCACGAAGAGGAATCTTACTAGATGCCAGACATTTGAGGAAACCAGGAAAAGTTGCTTTCTGGATCCCATGTTTAAAGATGTCCTATATACAACTCCTGCTCTTGACAACTATACTGTTTCAACTGTTGCTGTTAACCGACCACTTGCTCAAAACTCTCGGCAAGATTTTGCACCACCAG GTTCATTTCCTTTCAGGGAGCAAAATGTCTTGGGAAATTCAAACCATCCATCTAACCTGGATTTTGCCAGGACTGGACCAATACTGAACGGAGGGAAGAAAGGTAAAGTGCTACCTGATAATGTTGGTGCTAGTGCATATTTGGGAGAGAAGAAAGGAGAAGTGCTACTTGATGATGATGGTGCTAGTGATTCTTTGGGAGGGAAGAAAGGAAAGGTGCTACTTGATGATGTTGGTGCTAGTGCTTTGGAAGGGCAGAAAGAAAAAGTGCTACTTGATGATATTGGTGCTAGTGCTTCTCTGGGAGGGAAGAAAGGAGAAGTGCTACTTGACGGTGTTGTTGCTGGTGTTGGTCCTAGTGCTTCTTTGGGAGGGGAGAAAGGAGAAGTGCTACTTGATGATGTTGGTGCTAGTGCTTCTTTGGGAGAGAAGAGAGAAGTGCTACTTGACGATGTTGGTGTTGATGCTAGGGCTTCTTTGGGAGGGAAGAAAGGAGAAGTTCTACTTGCTAGTGCTTCTTTGGGAGGGAAGAAGGGAGTTGAGGATGTTGGTGCTAGTGCAACTCTTGGTAATTCATTCTTGGGCGGAACAATGGGAAAGAGGAGTAAAAGAGGGAAGAAACGAGAAGTGCTACTTGATGATGTTGGTGCTAGTGCTTCTTTTGGAGGGAAGAAAGGAGAAGTGCTACTTGACGGTGTTGGTGTTAGTGCTTCTTTGGGAAGCAAGAAAGGAGAAGTGCTACTTGACGGTGTTAGGTCTAGTGCTTCTATGGGAGAAAAGAGAGAAGAAGTTCTACTTGACGATGTTGATGTTGATGCTAGTGCTTCTTTGGGAGGGAATAGAGGAGAAGGGCTAGTTGCTAGTGCTTCTTTGGGAGGGAAGAAGGGAGTTGAGGATGTTGGTGCTAGTGCAAATCTTGGTAATTCGTTCTTGGGTGGAACAACGGGAAAGAGGAGTAAAAGAGGGACGGGGAAGGACACTTCTATGAGAAATTATGTTAAAAGAGGTGGTCATTCTTCTGCAAGTAACACAAGGAGTGAGCGTAAAACAAAAGTGAAGGCCAAACCACAGACAGATGGACTCTCTACTTCTGCAAAAGGATCTCTTAGCAAGTTGGTGGGAAATACTAACTCTAAGCATCAATTGGCTTGTGGCTCTGATCAACTGGTTTCCAGTGGTAACAATAATGTTGGCTCTCTATCTCATGGTTATAGTAGTAACGATTTTGCCATTGAAACTGAGGATCCCTTGGATTTAACAAACATGCCTGAACTAGACTCCATAGGATATGGTGTAGATAAAGACCTGGATTCTTGGTTAAACATTTGTGGGGATGCCTTAGAAGATGATGATGAGGCAGTGGGCCTAGACATACCGATGGACGATCTGTTCACGGTTCTGTGA